The Jannaschia sp. M317 DNA segment GGCCAGCAGAACCGGGGTGTCGCCTTCGCGCCGTTCATCCAGCCCCTTGAGAATGGCCTCGACGCCCTCGGTCAGGCCACGATGCGCCTCGATCAGCAGGACGACGACATCGGCATCGGCGGCCCCGGTCCAGGCGGCGGCGACCATGGCACGGTCGAGGCGACGTTTCGGACGGAACAGACCGGGCGTGTCGACAAAGACCAGCTGTGACGCGCCTTCCTGCGCGATGCCACGGATGCGGGCGCGGGTCGTCTGAACCTTGTGGGTGACGATCGACACCTTGGCCCCGACCATCCGGTTGAGCAGGGTCGATTTGCCGGCGTTCGGCTCTCCGATCAGGGCGACGAAGCCGGCGCGTTGGGTCTGGGTCTGATCGCTCATGAAGGGCCTTTCGGGCGCAGGGCTGAGGGTGCGCATCCGCGCGTCAGTCGATTTAGGACGTCTGGTCCAGTTTTGCCAGAAGGGCCTTGGCCGCCGCCTGTTCGGCGGCGCGTTTCGCGCTGGCGCAGCCTTCGGCGGTCTGGCCATTTTCCAGCTCTGCCTGAATGCGGAACACCGGCGCGTGGTCGGGTCCGTCGCGGCCCTGCACGACGTAGCGCGGCGGGGTCATGCCACGGGCCTGGGCCCATTCCTGCAGCGTCGTCTTGGCGTCGCGGGCGTCATCCTCGACCCGCGCGGGGCGGTCGCCCCAAAGCCGCAGGATCAGCGCGCGCGCCGCGTCCAACCCACCATCGAGATAGACAGCGGCGATCAGCGCCTCGATCCCGTCGCCCAACAGCGCCATCTTGCGACGGCCACCGGTGACCTGTTCGGATTTACCCAGCTTGAGCACCGCACCCAGGTCGATGTCCCGGGCGATTTCGGCGCAGGTTTCCTTGCGGACCAAGGCGTTGAACCGGGGGGCAAGCTGGCCCTCGCTGGCGGTCAGGTCCGCGTCCATCAACGTCTCGGCCATCACGAGGCCAAGGATACGGTCGCCCAGGAATTCCAACCTTTGGTTGTCGGGGCGTGTAGACGACGAAAACGAGCTGTGCGTCATGGCGCGCACCAACAGGTCCGGGCTGTCGAAGGCATAGCCAATGCGGTCCTGAAAGGCGGCGAGGTCGCGCGAAAGTTTCATTCGCTGCTCCAGGGCATGATCATGACCCGTCCGCGCAAGGCTGCGACCGGCACGGGGCCGTAGCCGCCGTTTGCAGGCGTCACGCGACTGTCGCGGGCCACGTCGCGGTTGTCGCCCAGAACGAAGATATGGCCGTCGGGGACGGTCACAGGGGCCATCGTGTCCAGCGGCCCATCGCCGTCGTCGCGGACCGGGTGGGCGGTACCATCGGGCAGAACCTCGGTGCAGCCCGCAGGTGCGCAGAGGGGGGAGGTCAGGGTCGCGGGCTGACCGTCGATCACCGGCAGCCCGTTCTGCATGGCGACATTCTGGCCGCCCGTTGCAATGGCGCGCGAAATATAGAGCCGCTCCCGGCCGGTTTCGTCAGGCATCGAGAAGGTGACGATATCGCCCGGCCCGACGCCATCCAACCCATAGGCCAGGTTCAGGAACACCTCGCCCCGGTGCAGCGTCGGTTCCATGTGGGCCGATCCGATACGGTGCGGTGCCCAGAAGGCGCGCGACGCCATGGCCAGAACAAGCACCGCCAGCAACGCAGTGCCCAGGCGGTAGCGGGCGCTGTCCCGAAAGCGGGACGGATCAACGGGCCGGGCCTTTGCGAAAAGCGCCCAGATCAGAAGGCACAGGCCAAGGACCGGGATCGAGAACAGGATCGCAAACCAGCCGCTGCGCCCCATGTCGTGCAGGCGCCGGATGATCGCCCCGATCCAGGCCGCGAAGCTGAGGCCGAAGGCCGTGTGAAACACGATCCGTGCCCAAAGCGGGGCCGAGTCGAGCGGCCCGCCGAAGACGAGGATGATGGAGACGACCTGAAAGGCGAGCGTCCAGAACAGCAAGGCTCCGCGCCCGCCGGTTCCGGCGATGCCCAGAGGACGGCGCAGCTGTGCGTCGCTCATGCGCGGCCTCCGGCTGTATCGGCGCGGGCCCATTTTGTCGGTGGCCTCGATCCGTGACTGTCCGGGGGCTGGGCTGACCCTGTTCCCATAGGTCTCAATCCTTCCCTTGACGCAGCGTAGCCCGGAAAAGCCCCAACGCCAAAGGCGGATGCACAGAAATTGTGCCGCAGGGCGTTATTCGGAATCGGGACAGGGATGCGGGCAAGGGGATCAGGCTGCCGCGACCGGGGCGCGGCGGCCCCGGTCGCGGATGGGGCCATCAGACGATCTTCTCGAAGAACCGGTCCAGACGCCAGGTCCAGAAGAACAGCATCCGGCTGCCTGCCGAAGAGAACACGACGCGATCCGCCCGCCCGATCAGGTTCTCGTAGGGCACGAATCCGACCCCCCCGATGGAGCGCGGCACCCGGCTGTCGGAGGAATTGTCGCGGTTGTCGCCCATGAAGAAATACTGGCCGGCAGGCACCGTGTAGACCGGCGTGGTATCAGTGCGGAAATTGCCGATGTTCAGGATCGAATGGGCGTGGCCGCCCGGCAGCGTCTCGACCGCACGTTCCTTGATGCACTCGGCCCCCTCACCCACGGGGGAATTGGCGCAGCGCGGCAGGATCTGTTGCGGGCCCTGAGGGGCCATCGTTTCGACGAAGGGGTCGGCGACGGCGATCTGAACCGGAGTGCCGTTGATCACGAGGCGGCCATTCTGCATCTGCACGGTGTCGCCCGGCAGGCCGATCAGGCGCTTGATGAAATCGTCGTTGGTGACCGGGTGGCGGAACACGATGACGTCGCCACGCTCCGGCTCTGATCCCAGCAGACGGCCGGAGATCGGGCACATCGAAAACGGACAGGAGTGGCGCGAATAGCCGTAGGCCATCTTGTTGACGAACAGGAAATCCCCGATCAGCAGCGTGTCCTTCATCGACCCCGATGGAATCCAGAACGGCTGAAAAAACAGGGTGCGGAAGACGCCCGCGATCAA contains these protein-coding regions:
- the rnc gene encoding ribonuclease III, giving the protein MKLSRDLAAFQDRIGYAFDSPDLLVRAMTHSSFSSSTRPDNQRLEFLGDRILGLVMAETLMDADLTASEGQLAPRFNALVRKETCAEIARDIDLGAVLKLGKSEQVTGGRRKMALLGDGIEALIAAVYLDGGLDAARALILRLWGDRPARVEDDARDAKTTLQEWAQARGMTPPRYVVQGRDGPDHAPVFRIQAELENGQTAEGCASAKRAAEQAAAKALLAKLDQTS
- the lepB gene encoding signal peptidase I; this translates as MSDAQLRRPLGIAGTGGRGALLFWTLAFQVVSIILVFGGPLDSAPLWARIVFHTAFGLSFAAWIGAIIRRLHDMGRSGWFAILFSIPVLGLCLLIWALFAKARPVDPSRFRDSARYRLGTALLAVLVLAMASRAFWAPHRIGSAHMEPTLHRGEVFLNLAYGLDGVGPGDIVTFSMPDETGRERLYISRAIATGGQNVAMQNGLPVIDGQPATLTSPLCAPAGCTEVLPDGTAHPVRDDGDGPLDTMAPVTVPDGHIFVLGDNRDVARDSRVTPANGGYGPVPVAALRGRVMIMPWSSE
- the lepB gene encoding signal peptidase I; the encoded protein is MASKVEKKDGPWETVKTIFWALLIAGVFRTLFFQPFWIPSGSMKDTLLIGDFLFVNKMAYGYSRHSCPFSMCPISGRLLGSEPERGDVIVFRHPVTNDDFIKRLIGLPGDTVQMQNGRLVINGTPVQIAVADPFVETMAPQGPQQILPRCANSPVGEGAECIKERAVETLPGGHAHSILNIGNFRTDTTPVYTVPAGQYFFMGDNRDNSSDSRVPRSIGGVGFVPYENLIGRADRVVFSSAGSRMLFFWTWRLDRFFEKIV